From a region of the Actinomycetota bacterium genome:
- the rsmD gene encoding 16S rRNA (guanine(966)-N(2))-methyltransferase RsmD → MRVIAGSARGRKLKSVDDLGVRPTTDRLKESLFATLGPGIRGKRVLDLYAGSGGLGIEALSRGAEHATFVEADQAAAAMIDANLATTGLAEQAQVIRQRAERFAEGNRFGSQTVFDVVLADPPYETGIPAEVLQALAAGGRLAEDAMVVLEVSSRLQNLDPPVGYRLLDARKYGDSKLLYLKQEKGE, encoded by the coding sequence TTGAGAGTTATTGCCGGCAGCGCCCGGGGGCGCAAGCTGAAGTCGGTTGACGACCTCGGCGTGCGTCCGACCACCGACCGGTTGAAGGAGTCGCTGTTCGCCACGCTCGGCCCCGGCATCCGGGGTAAGCGGGTGCTGGATCTGTACGCCGGCTCGGGCGGGCTGGGCATCGAGGCCCTTTCCCGGGGGGCTGAACACGCCACCTTCGTCGAGGCGGACCAGGCGGCTGCGGCGATGATCGACGCCAACCTGGCCACCACCGGCCTGGCCGAGCAGGCGCAGGTGATCCGCCAGCGGGCCGAGCGGTTCGCCGAAGGGAACCGGTTCGGGAGCCAGACGGTGTTCGACGTGGTCCTCGCCGACCCGCCGTACGAAACCGGCATCCCCGCCGAGGTCCTGCAGGCGCTGGCCGCCGGCGGCCGCCTGGCGGAGGATGCGATGGTGGTACTGGAGGTGTCCTCCCGCCTGCAGAACCTCGACCCTCCCGTGGGATACCGTTTGCTGGACGCCCGCAAGTACGGAGACTCCAAGCTGCTGTACCTGAAGCAAGAAAAAGGAGAGTAG
- the coaD gene encoding pantetheine-phosphate adenylyltransferase, translating to MAVAICPGSFDPPTNGHVDVIQRAARHFERVVVSVSVNPAKTPMLTAEERVALLREVLAHMDNVQVEAYEGLLVDLARERNAGVIVKGLRALSDVEREIQMAQMNAGLYEGVDTFFVTTDPRWSFVSSSGVKEVAAYGGDVSGLVPEAVNRLLKSRYQGRGH from the coding sequence TTGGCCGTAGCCATCTGTCCCGGTTCGTTCGACCCGCCGACCAACGGGCACGTAGACGTCATCCAGCGCGCCGCCCGGCACTTTGAGCGGGTGGTCGTCTCGGTCTCAGTGAACCCGGCCAAGACGCCGATGCTGACGGCCGAGGAGCGGGTAGCCCTGCTCCGGGAGGTCCTGGCCCACATGGACAACGTGCAGGTCGAGGCCTACGAGGGGCTGCTGGTCGACCTGGCCCGGGAACGCAATGCGGGCGTCATCGTGAAGGGCTTAAGGGCACTGTCGGATGTCGAGCGGGAGATCCAGATGGCCCAGATGAACGCCGGGCTCTACGAGGGGGTGGACACCTTTTTCGTCACCACCGACCCACGCTGGAGCTTCGTCTCTTCGAGCGGGGTCAAGGAGGTGGCGGCGTACGGCGGGGACGTCAGCGGGCTCGTCCCCGAAGCGGTAAACCGCCTGCTCAAGTCACGGTATCAGGGCAGAGGCCACTAG
- a CDS encoding DUF177 domain-containing protein, whose translation MHWLQIDVSDLAGRYDATREVESSGPVEGFRSGLGWIEDGDLVHVKLQLRSVTDGIEATGEVWGRLHLSCSRCLVEYEQDFRLDVDEKFYFEPTQAELKEGYEVRDQVIDLEPMLRDVIVLSIPMRPVHAEDCKGLCPVCGADLNVSDCKHAEQEVDARWAPLQSLMASQSGGDDEEVEK comes from the coding sequence ATGCACTGGTTGCAAATCGATGTTTCAGACCTGGCCGGCAGGTACGACGCCACCAGGGAGGTTGAATCTTCGGGGCCCGTCGAGGGTTTTCGCAGCGGTCTCGGCTGGATTGAGGACGGCGACTTAGTTCACGTCAAGCTGCAGCTGCGAAGCGTCACCGACGGGATCGAAGCAACCGGGGAGGTCTGGGGAAGGCTGCATCTGAGCTGTTCCAGGTGCCTGGTTGAGTACGAGCAGGATTTTCGGTTGGACGTGGACGAGAAGTTCTACTTCGAACCCACCCAGGCCGAGTTGAAGGAAGGCTACGAGGTACGGGACCAGGTCATAGACCTGGAGCCGATGTTGAGGGACGTGATTGTCCTCAGCATCCCCATGCGGCCCGTCCATGCTGAGGATTGCAAAGGACTGTGCCCGGTGTGCGGTGCCGATTTGAACGTGTCGGACTGTAAACACGCCGAGCAGGAGGTGGATGCTCGCTGGGCGCCGCTGCAAAGCCTGATGGCGTCGCAATCGGGTGGAGATGACGAAGAAGTGGAGAAATAG
- the rpmF gene encoding 50S ribosomal protein L32, with product MPVPKRKKSRSTTRHRKSQWKLYVPGKSTCPQCHAPKASHRVCGKCGHYDGREVVEVD from the coding sequence ATGCCCGTACCAAAGAGAAAGAAGTCCCGCTCTACCACCCGCCACCGCAAGTCACAGTGGAAGCTGTACGTGCCGGGCAAGTCGACCTGTCCGCAGTGCCACGCGCCGAAGGCATCCCACCGGGTGTGCGGCAAGTGTGGTCACTACGACGGGCGTGAGGTAGTCGAGGTCGACTAG
- the rnc gene encoding ribonuclease III, whose amino-acid sequence MSSSAMDPAEQTGPVASALLSRLGLATAETPLLAMALAHRSFAFERKGAPNNERLEFLGDAVLGLVITDLIFRSFPELAEGDLAKLRSSTVNMAVLADVARSVGLGEELLLGKGEELSGGRDKDSILADAFEAVLGALYLDCGLEETAPVIERLFSAHIHELVDRGVVRDFKTSLQERSVQQMGAMPEYRVSSTGPDHDKRFEAEVFLKGTFMGTGTGRSKKQAEQASAKEALDALSEQAAPGDAGTP is encoded by the coding sequence TTGAGCTCGTCTGCGATGGATCCCGCCGAACAAACCGGGCCCGTCGCGTCTGCACTTCTGTCGCGCCTCGGTCTTGCGACCGCCGAGACCCCCCTTCTCGCCATGGCGCTGGCTCACCGCTCCTTCGCGTTCGAGCGTAAGGGCGCGCCGAACAACGAGCGGCTCGAGTTCCTGGGCGACGCCGTCCTCGGGCTGGTCATCACCGACCTGATCTTCCGCTCGTTCCCCGAACTGGCCGAGGGCGATCTGGCCAAGCTGCGGTCCAGCACGGTCAACATGGCCGTGCTCGCCGATGTCGCTCGCTCCGTCGGGCTGGGGGAGGAGCTGCTGCTCGGAAAGGGCGAGGAGCTCTCCGGGGGCCGCGACAAGGACTCGATACTGGCCGACGCATTCGAGGCGGTTCTCGGCGCCCTCTATCTGGACTGCGGCCTGGAGGAGACGGCGCCGGTCATCGAGCGGCTTTTCTCCGCCCACATCCACGAATTGGTCGACCGGGGCGTGGTTCGTGACTTCAAGACCAGCCTGCAGGAGCGGTCGGTCCAGCAGATGGGGGCGATGCCGGAGTACCGCGTGTCGTCCACCGGGCCGGACCACGACAAACGGTTCGAGGCCGAGGTCTTCCTGAAGGGCACGTTCATGGGGACCGGAACCGGAAGGTCGAAAAAGCAGGCGGAGCAGGCATCCGCCAAAGAGGCGCTGGACGCGCTTTCGGAGCAGGCCGCTCCCGGCGATGCCGGAACTCCCTGA
- the mutM gene encoding bifunctional DNA-formamidopyrimidine glycosylase/DNA-(apurinic or apyrimidinic site) lyase, producing the protein MPELPEVEVIRRDLVQEVVGRTIARAEVRDIPNSPRVIRRHPAPPEFAGPLEGRTIARLERRGKYLLFHLDDHLVLVVHLGMSGQLILSDAGRPFGAHTHVVLHFSGGGELRYVDPRTFGEMFVTEESDLGEIPELARLGRDPVTGDLPIDYLSSTFARRKTRIKPLLMDQTFICGLGNIYSDEVLFLAGIRHDRPTSAVTEPEVRLLHEAIPMVLRESIESRGSSIADEQYRDPYGEVGSYQNRLRVYGREAQPCVKCGTPIERARWSNRSTFFCPKCQV; encoded by the coding sequence ATGCCGGAACTCCCTGAAGTTGAGGTCATCCGCCGGGACCTGGTTCAAGAGGTAGTCGGCCGCACTATCGCCCGGGCGGAGGTCCGGGACATCCCCAACTCGCCGCGGGTTATCCGAAGGCACCCGGCCCCACCCGAGTTCGCAGGGCCGCTGGAGGGCCGCACCATCGCCCGACTGGAGCGCCGGGGCAAGTACCTGCTGTTCCACCTGGACGACCACCTGGTGCTGGTCGTTCACCTCGGCATGTCGGGGCAGCTGATCCTGAGCGACGCCGGCCGGCCGTTCGGCGCCCACACCCACGTGGTGCTTCATTTCTCCGGTGGGGGCGAGCTGCGCTACGTCGACCCCCGGACGTTCGGCGAGATGTTCGTCACCGAGGAGAGCGACCTCGGGGAGATCCCGGAGCTTGCCCGCCTGGGGAGGGACCCGGTTACCGGCGACCTTCCGATCGACTACCTCTCGTCGACCTTCGCCCGGCGCAAGACCCGGATCAAGCCGCTGCTGATGGACCAGACCTTTATCTGCGGTCTGGGGAACATCTACTCCGACGAGGTGCTGTTCCTGGCGGGCATCCGGCACGACCGGCCGACCTCCGCGGTGACCGAGCCCGAGGTGAGGCTGCTTCACGAAGCGATCCCAATGGTGCTCCGTGAGTCGATCGAGAGCCGGGGCTCCTCCATCGCCGACGAGCAGTACCGGGACCCCTACGGCGAGGTCGGCAGCTACCAGAACCGCCTTCGCGTCTACGGCCGCGAGGCCCAGCCCTGTGTCAAGTGCGGGACCCCCATCGAGAGGGCCCGCTGGAGCAATCGCTCCACGTTTTTCTGCCCGAAATGCCAGGTGTGA